In Alteracholeplasma palmae J233, a single genomic region encodes these proteins:
- the lon gene encoding endopeptidase La yields the protein MEEIQKSLPAVVVRGVVPIPNNDFRIEVGRKLSLKAVEEAEKGFGSYVLVLVQKNPLIENPTIEDIEAYGVLAKVAMKIKLPNNNYKVKFNIVSRVKVKEYFLTDPYFVADYEEVQTIQGDVDEELTLVKMIAQELVNNPSQMLQNGSTVIEQIQNGLTSDKVADMIAYNLKIADQEKYKYLSELNLNVRLKLILEDIHKQAMIADLEQRINEDVKRSIDESQKEYYLREKMRAIQNELGDKAKKEDEIEELREQIKKAKMPKEIEEKALQELSRYQSTPSAMAESTIIKTYLDFLVALPWKKASKDLNDLEKVQQKLDENHYGLEKVKDRIIEYLAVKMMTGKNPQTILCLAGPPGVGKTSLATSIAESLGRKFVKQSLGGVKDESEIRGHRRTYVGAMPGRILKGMKDAGTVNPVFLLDEIDKMASDYKGDPASAMLEVLDPEQNSKFSDHYLEESYDLSQVLFITTANYLENVPAPLRDRMEIVELSSYTEHEKVEIARQHLLKKQLKAHGITEKEFTIDEESLYFIVRHYTREAGVRELNRYIGALIRKVVKEILMKKATSVGITRQNIENYIGKPRFVHNLADEKQQIGVATGLAYTAFGGDTLPVEVTYYKGKGQLVLTGKLGDVMKESAITALSFVKSHAAEFNIDSQIFNENDFHVHVPEGAIPKDGPSAGITMATAIMSAVSHKYVRKDLGMTGEITLRGYVLPIGGLKEKAIAAHRSGLNTILIPKDNVRDIEDIPEEVRNVLEIIPVENVNDVFGKAFV from the coding sequence ATGGAAGAAATACAAAAAAGTTTACCGGCTGTTGTAGTGCGTGGCGTTGTACCAATACCAAATAATGATTTTAGAATTGAAGTAGGCCGTAAATTATCCCTAAAAGCAGTAGAAGAAGCTGAAAAAGGATTTGGATCGTATGTACTAGTTTTAGTACAAAAAAATCCACTAATTGAAAATCCAACTATTGAGGATATTGAAGCTTATGGAGTTTTAGCCAAAGTAGCAATGAAAATTAAACTTCCTAATAATAATTATAAAGTTAAATTTAATATTGTTTCACGTGTTAAAGTAAAAGAATACTTTTTAACTGATCCATATTTTGTGGCTGACTATGAAGAAGTCCAAACTATACAAGGTGATGTTGATGAGGAATTAACTTTAGTGAAGATGATTGCACAAGAGTTAGTTAATAACCCAAGTCAAATGTTACAAAATGGATCAACTGTCATAGAACAAATTCAAAACGGTCTTACATCAGATAAAGTTGCTGATATGATTGCTTATAATCTTAAAATAGCAGATCAAGAAAAATATAAATACTTAAGTGAACTTAATTTAAATGTTAGATTAAAACTTATTTTAGAAGATATCCATAAACAAGCTATGATTGCTGATTTAGAACAACGTATTAATGAAGATGTTAAGCGCTCTATTGATGAAAGTCAAAAAGAGTACTACTTAAGAGAAAAAATGCGTGCTATTCAAAATGAATTAGGTGACAAAGCTAAAAAAGAAGACGAAATTGAAGAATTAAGAGAACAAATTAAAAAAGCTAAGATGCCTAAAGAAATTGAGGAAAAAGCTTTACAAGAGTTATCAAGATATCAATCTACTCCATCTGCTATGGCAGAATCAACAATTATTAAAACTTATTTGGATTTTTTAGTTGCATTACCATGGAAAAAAGCAAGTAAGGATTTAAATGATTTAGAAAAAGTTCAACAAAAATTAGATGAAAATCACTATGGACTAGAAAAAGTTAAAGATAGAATTATTGAATACTTAGCAGTTAAAATGATGACTGGTAAAAATCCACAAACCATTTTATGTCTTGCAGGGCCTCCAGGAGTAGGTAAAACTTCATTAGCTACATCAATTGCTGAAAGTTTAGGACGTAAGTTTGTTAAACAATCTCTTGGTGGAGTTAAAGATGAATCTGAAATAAGAGGACACAGACGTACTTATGTTGGAGCTATGCCTGGTAGAATTCTAAAAGGAATGAAAGATGCAGGAACAGTTAATCCAGTATTTTTATTAGATGAAATTGATAAAATGGCATCTGATTACAAAGGAGATCCAGCTTCAGCTATGTTAGAAGTTCTAGATCCAGAACAAAATTCTAAATTTAGTGACCACTATTTAGAAGAATCTTACGATTTATCTCAAGTATTATTTATTACAACTGCAAATTACCTTGAAAACGTTCCAGCTCCATTAAGAGATAGAATGGAAATTGTTGAATTAAGTTCATACACAGAACATGAAAAAGTAGAAATCGCAAGACAACACTTATTGAAAAAACAATTAAAAGCTCACGGAATCACTGAAAAGGAATTTACAATTGATGAAGAAAGTTTATACTTTATTGTTAGACACTACACAAGAGAAGCTGGTGTTCGTGAATTAAATAGATACATTGGTGCTCTTATTAGAAAAGTTGTTAAAGAAATCTTAATGAAAAAAGCAACATCAGTTGGAATTACTAGACAAAACATTGAAAATTATATTGGAAAACCAAGATTTGTTCATAACTTAGCTGATGAAAAACAACAAATTGGTGTAGCAACCGGATTAGCTTATACAGCATTTGGTGGAGACACATTACCAGTTGAAGTTACTTATTACAAAGGTAAAGGACAACTTGTTTTAACCGGTAAATTAGGCGATGTGATGAAAGAAAGTGCAATTACAGCACTAAGCTTTGTAAAATCACATGCTGCAGAATTTAATATTGATTCTCAAATATTTAATGAAAATGATTTCCACGTTCACGTGCCAGAAGGTGCAATTCCAAAAGACGGTCCATCTGCAGGTATTACTATGGCAACTGCTATTATGTCAGCCGTTAGCCATAAATATGTCAGAAAAGATTTAGGAATGACTGGTGAAATTACACTAAGAGGTTATGTCTTACCAATTGGTGGATTAAAAGAAAAAGCAATCGCTGCACATAGAAGTGGTCTAAATACTATTTTAATTCCAAAAGATAATGTAAGAGACATTGAAGATATTCCAGAAGAAGTAAGAAATGTCTTAGAAATTATTCCAGTAGAAAACGTAAATGACGTATTTGGTAAAGCATTTGTCTAA
- the tig gene encoding trigger factor → MKLEKISNNRVKVTFDVTPAEFEHGLDHAFDHAKETVEVKGFRKGHVPRNIFEQKFGVESLYEDALNHVIGHKFDEVLSNKEIEVVGQPQVVDLDFASIKREESFSFALEVAIKPEVELGQYKGLEVAKVDATVTDADVEKEVKALLEQNAVLEVKETGSLENGDTAIFDFEGFVDGEAFDGGKAENFSLEIGSGQFIPGFEEGMVGLEVGASKDVDVTFPTEYHAENLAGKKAVFKVTLHEIKVKKGAELTDEWVKTLNRPNVETVEALNAEIRKSLETNKAAQAKNQLIDEVIDKAVANAKVDVPKEMIDTEIDYFKQNVEAQAKQYQLDLDTFIQLSGLTKEIFEQQALEQATKRVNQSLVIEAVGKKEALKATEQELSERYESLANQYNMSLEEIKKYVTNDLVERDVVFQKAVDFMVDSAVQK, encoded by the coding sequence ATGAAATTAGAAAAAATAAGTAATAACCGTGTTAAAGTAACATTTGATGTTACACCAGCAGAATTTGAACACGGTTTAGACCATGCATTTGACCATGCAAAAGAAACTGTAGAAGTAAAAGGATTTAGAAAAGGTCACGTTCCAAGAAATATATTTGAACAAAAATTTGGTGTTGAAAGTTTATATGAAGATGCTTTAAACCATGTAATTGGTCATAAATTTGATGAAGTATTAAGCAATAAAGAAATCGAAGTTGTTGGACAACCTCAAGTTGTTGACTTAGACTTTGCAAGTATTAAACGTGAAGAATCATTTAGCTTTGCATTAGAAGTAGCAATTAAACCAGAAGTTGAATTAGGACAATATAAAGGGTTAGAAGTTGCTAAAGTCGATGCAACTGTAACAGATGCTGATGTTGAAAAAGAAGTTAAAGCTTTATTAGAACAAAACGCAGTCTTAGAAGTAAAAGAAACTGGTAGCCTTGAAAATGGAGACACTGCAATTTTTGATTTTGAAGGATTTGTAGATGGTGAAGCATTTGATGGTGGTAAAGCAGAAAACTTTAGTTTAGAAATCGGATCAGGTCAATTTATTCCAGGATTTGAAGAAGGAATGGTTGGCTTAGAAGTAGGTGCTAGTAAAGATGTTGATGTAACATTCCCTACAGAATACCATGCAGAAAATTTAGCAGGTAAAAAAGCAGTATTTAAAGTAACTTTACATGAAATTAAAGTTAAAAAAGGTGCTGAACTTACAGATGAATGGGTTAAAACTTTAAACCGTCCAAATGTAGAAACTGTTGAAGCATTAAATGCAGAAATCAGAAAATCATTAGAAACTAATAAAGCTGCACAAGCGAAAAATCAATTAATTGATGAAGTAATTGATAAAGCAGTTGCTAATGCTAAAGTAGATGTTCCAAAAGAAATGATTGATACTGAAATTGATTACTTCAAACAAAATGTTGAAGCACAAGCTAAACAATATCAATTAGATTTAGATACATTTATTCAATTATCTGGATTAACAAAAGAAATATTTGAACAACAAGCATTAGAACAAGCGACAAAACGCGTTAATCAATCATTAGTAATTGAAGCTGTTGGTAAAAAAGAAGCTTTAAAAGCAACAGAACAAGAATTAAGTGAAAGATACGAAAGTCTTGCTAATCAATATAATATGTCACTTGAAGAAATTAAAAAATATGTAACAAATGACCTAGTTGAAAGAGATGTTGTTTTCCAAAAAGCAGTAGACTTTATGGTTGATTCAGCAGTTCAAAAGTAA
- a CDS encoding GNAT family N-acetyltransferase has translation MYKIIEVTNKRLGKKFTDFPNILYKNNENYVPALSADENTVFNPKKNPVHEYCESIRFLALDENNKIVGRIAGIINHKFNDAKNEKVLRFSRLDMIDDIKVTELLFDTVIKWGKAKGMSTIIGPIGFTDLDLQGLLVEGFNEFGSFITIYNDSYYMHHLERLGFVKDVDWLEKKIKWPTEVPEKIKKGAEIVQKRYGYRVVKPTSRKDALIKADIAFGVYNKAFNDLYGFFPISEKVKHYYLKQVALILQLDYIWFIYDKTDEIVGFGVMMPSLAAASKKNNGKLIPFGWLRILKALKKHDVIDFYFIAVDPKHQGKGVATLILNDGIIVGNKHNVKYAETGPELEENHAIHAQWKAFDVDEHKRRRCYKKAM, from the coding sequence ATGTATAAAATAATTGAAGTAACAAACAAAAGATTAGGAAAAAAGTTTACTGATTTTCCAAATATCTTGTATAAAAACAACGAAAACTATGTACCTGCACTAAGTGCAGATGAAAATACTGTTTTCAATCCAAAGAAAAATCCAGTACATGAGTATTGTGAAAGTATTAGATTTCTTGCGTTAGATGAAAATAATAAAATTGTTGGAAGAATTGCAGGCATCATTAACCATAAGTTTAATGATGCTAAAAATGAGAAAGTATTACGTTTTTCTAGATTAGATATGATAGATGATATCAAAGTCACTGAACTTTTATTTGATACCGTTATAAAATGGGGTAAAGCTAAAGGGATGTCAACAATCATAGGACCTATTGGTTTTACAGACTTAGACCTTCAAGGTCTTTTAGTAGAAGGATTCAATGAATTTGGTTCTTTTATTACTATTTATAATGATTCATATTATATGCACCATCTTGAAAGACTTGGTTTTGTAAAAGATGTTGACTGGCTTGAAAAGAAAATTAAATGGCCAACTGAAGTGCCTGAAAAAATAAAAAAAGGTGCTGAAATTGTACAAAAGCGTTATGGCTATAGAGTTGTTAAACCTACTTCTAGAAAAGATGCTTTAATCAAAGCTGATATCGCTTTTGGCGTATATAATAAGGCTTTTAATGACTTATATGGTTTCTTCCCAATTTCTGAAAAAGTAAAACACTACTATCTTAAACAAGTAGCGCTCATTTTACAATTAGATTATATTTGGTTTATTTATGATAAAACAGATGAAATTGTAGGGTTTGGTGTCATGATGCCATCGCTTGCTGCAGCTAGCAAAAAAAATAATGGTAAGCTTATTCCATTTGGCTGGCTAAGAATCTTAAAAGCACTTAAAAAGCATGATGTAATTGATTTTTACTTTATTGCAGTTGATCCAAAACACCAAGGAAAAGGTGTAGCAACACTTATTTTAAATGATGGTATTATTGTTGGAAATAAACACAATGTTAAATATGCCGAAACTGGTCCTGAATTAGAAGAAAATCATGCAATACATGCACAGTGGAAAGCATTTGATGTCGATGAACATAAAAGACGTCGCTGTTATAAAAAAGCTATGTAA
- a CDS encoding ABC transporter permease produces MKSYLKDVFRMIKKRSLLILSIALILALGVGFYIGISVTGYNMKQTGDTYYKESNLFDLNLKATSFPFFKSDIEKFQNETIEATGIFQLDFISEYEDVVTLIEINEVTKNDTVLLEGKVPGSKNEILLDNQYALVHNIKLNDSIKIKTKQMTFLGTDIVIFEEKEFKVSGFIHSALFINVDRGTTDLLDGKLSGYIYMPEGNLNEELFKPLGKFYTDIRLKYSNLTKEKSYENDYQLAINQYKEELEKQNKDDTYLVQPRTSKIIGYSAFYDDSDRITAIGTVFPLIFFLVAALVTFNSVTRMVDEERNQSGIYKSLGYSSNKIAMRFIPIPLLSLILGLIMGSILGYIILPKIIYDAYRILYEMPDIIISFEITFLVFPTIIAIFSSVVIAYIKGYTLAAVKTSELLRMKTPKAGKRILLEKVGFIWNRLSFLYKVSFRNLFRSKSRFLMMLLGLAGCMGLIMTGFSLRESVNAIPKKQFYEIEQYDFRINTLNVEESNLKNALNNKEYIDSYNPVYAFTTNFMTNQAINPVVIYVDLKAPTPDEKEVPLTEMITQNLTSQTNDEGIIITQKMANLLKLKVQDNFELTINNKVVSLKVKGISENYLYHYGFMSLDYYKEVTKETPLLNTIFIKIDDKFDNETVTKDLLNTPSVVSIARTKEMLELYEKQMESLNVVILVVIISAMLLATFVIVTLVSMTLAERSKELATLKVLGFYQKELVAYVIRENIITSLLSILVGSVFGYILSIYIIVSAEVDIVMFDRTVYLSSYLLSGGITFGLNLIINLLMSTRIGKIDMLTSLKSFD; encoded by the coding sequence ATGAAATCTTATTTAAAAGATGTTTTTAGAATGATTAAGAAAAGAAGCCTGCTTATTTTATCTATAGCTCTTATTTTAGCTTTAGGAGTTGGTTTTTATATAGGTATTTCTGTTACTGGATATAACATGAAACAAACAGGAGATACCTATTATAAAGAAAGCAATCTATTTGATTTAAACTTAAAAGCCACAAGCTTTCCTTTCTTTAAAAGTGATATAGAAAAATTTCAAAATGAGACAATAGAGGCAACAGGAATCTTTCAACTTGATTTTATTAGCGAATATGAAGATGTAGTAACCTTAATTGAAATTAATGAAGTAACAAAAAATGATACTGTATTACTTGAAGGAAAAGTACCGGGATCAAAAAATGAAATCTTATTAGATAATCAATATGCTTTAGTACACAATATTAAATTAAATGATTCTATAAAAATTAAAACTAAACAAATGACCTTTTTAGGAACTGATATCGTCATTTTTGAAGAAAAGGAATTTAAAGTTTCTGGGTTTATACACTCAGCATTATTTATTAATGTAGATAGAGGTACCACTGATTTATTAGATGGTAAGCTATCAGGGTATATTTATATGCCTGAAGGTAATTTGAATGAAGAATTATTTAAGCCTTTAGGAAAGTTTTATACAGATATTAGACTTAAATATTCTAATTTAACTAAAGAAAAAAGTTATGAGAATGATTATCAGTTGGCTATTAATCAATATAAAGAAGAATTAGAAAAACAAAATAAAGATGATACTTATTTAGTTCAACCTAGAACAAGTAAAATCATAGGTTATTCAGCTTTTTATGATGATTCAGACCGCATTACAGCAATCGGAACAGTTTTTCCATTAATATTTTTCTTAGTAGCTGCACTTGTTACTTTTAATTCGGTTACTAGAATGGTAGATGAGGAAAGAAACCAAAGTGGTATTTATAAATCACTTGGATATAGTTCAAATAAGATTGCAATGAGATTTATACCTATTCCTTTATTATCTCTTATTTTAGGACTTATTATGGGATCTATACTAGGGTATATCATTCTTCCTAAGATTATTTATGACGCTTATAGAATTCTTTATGAAATGCCAGATATTATCATATCATTTGAAATAACTTTTTTAGTCTTTCCAACAATCATAGCGATTTTTTCAAGTGTAGTGATTGCCTATATCAAAGGTTATACTTTGGCAGCTGTTAAGACTTCAGAGTTATTAAGAATGAAAACCCCTAAAGCAGGAAAACGTATTTTATTAGAAAAAGTTGGCTTTATTTGGAATCGCCTTAGTTTTTTATATAAAGTTTCTTTTAGAAATTTATTCAGGTCAAAATCACGATTTTTAATGATGTTACTAGGACTTGCTGGATGTATGGGATTAATTATGACAGGTTTCTCATTAAGAGAATCAGTTAATGCAATTCCAAAAAAACAATTCTATGAAATTGAACAATATGATTTTAGAATTAATACTTTAAATGTAGAAGAATCAAATCTAAAAAATGCATTAAATAACAAAGAATATATCGATAGTTATAATCCAGTATATGCTTTTACAACTAATTTTATGACTAATCAAGCAATTAATCCAGTTGTTATTTATGTAGATTTAAAAGCACCTACACCTGATGAAAAAGAAGTGCCTTTAACTGAAATGATTACCCAAAATTTAACAAGCCAAACAAATGATGAGGGTATCATCATTACCCAAAAAATGGCTAATCTATTAAAACTAAAAGTACAAGATAACTTTGAACTAACGATTAACAATAAAGTTGTCTCACTTAAAGTAAAAGGTATAAGTGAAAACTATTTATATCACTATGGTTTTATGAGCCTTGATTATTATAAAGAAGTAACAAAAGAAACACCTCTTTTAAATACAATATTTATAAAAATAGATGATAAATTTGATAATGAAACAGTAACAAAAGATTTATTAAACACACCAAGTGTTGTCTCTATTGCGAGAACAAAAGAGATGTTAGAACTTTATGAAAAACAAATGGAATCATTAAATGTAGTTATCTTAGTAGTCATTATTTCTGCAATGTTATTAGCAACCTTTGTGATTGTTACATTAGTTTCTATGACTTTGGCAGAAAGAAGTAAAGAACTAGCTACTCTAAAAGTACTAGGCTTTTATCAGAAAGAACTTGTTGCTTATGTGATAAGAGAAAATATTATTACAAGTTTGCTCAGTATTCTTGTTGGATCAGTTTTTGGTTATATTTTATCTATTTATATTATTGTTTCAGCAGAAGTAGATATTGTTATGTTTGACAGAACAGTATATTTAAGTAGTTATCTATTATCTGGAGGTATCACATTTGGACTCAATCTTATTATTAATTTATTAATGTCAACTAGAATTGGTAAAATAGATATGCTGACTAGTTTGAAATCATTTGATTAA
- a CDS encoding ABC transporter ATP-binding protein translates to MAYIDAKEIKKSYKVGQIEINALNGVDFTINKGEFVVILGPSGAGKTTLLNILGGMDELTSGSIIIDEVIINKKKEKTLTQYRREDVGFVFQNYNLIQNLTALENVELATQISPNAKRPKDVLKIVGLSDRMNNFPAQLSGGEQQRVAIARAVAKNPKLLLCDEPTGALDTNTGKTVLLLLKQLAKEEQMTVIVITHNQVIAELADRVIRIVNGKVFSQVTQEPKDIKDIAW, encoded by the coding sequence ATGGCTTACATAGATGCTAAAGAGATTAAAAAAAGTTATAAAGTTGGGCAAATAGAAATTAATGCCTTAAATGGTGTTGATTTTACTATTAATAAAGGCGAGTTTGTAGTTATTTTAGGGCCTTCTGGAGCAGGTAAAACTACTTTACTTAATATATTAGGTGGTATGGATGAATTAACAAGTGGTAGTATTATCATAGATGAAGTGATCATTAATAAGAAAAAAGAAAAGACTTTAACACAATATAGAAGAGAAGATGTTGGATTTGTTTTTCAAAATTATAATTTAATTCAAAATCTAACAGCACTAGAAAATGTAGAACTAGCTACCCAAATCTCTCCAAATGCGAAAAGACCTAAAGATGTATTAAAAATAGTTGGACTGTCTGACAGAATGAATAATTTTCCTGCTCAGTTATCAGGTGGAGAACAACAAAGAGTAGCAATCGCTCGTGCTGTTGCTAAAAATCCTAAATTACTATTATGCGATGAACCAACTGGTGCCCTTGATACAAATACTGGTAAAACTGTTTTACTCTTATTAAAGCAATTGGCAAAAGAAGAACAAATGACGGTGATTGTTATTACTCATAACCAAGTGATTGCTGAACTTGCTGATAGAGTGATTAGAATTGTTAATGGTAAAGTTTTTTCTCAAGTAACCCAAGAACCAAAAGATATTAAAGATATTGCGTGGTGA
- a CDS encoding NUDIX hydrolase — translation MTSNILNSYVPTNKQEAEDKEVMIKFLENNEDAFYRTNEKAHFTSSAIILNKDKTKVLFAYHLIFQSWSWLGGHCDGDSDFLRVAQKEALEESNLKNIKLLSEKPLMLDNIQVDDHYKSGKFIKKHIHMNLTYFFEADESEEIAIKPDENSDIKWIKIPDFLTQVREEKMLIIYQKAITVINRLKNKALEG, via the coding sequence ATGACATCAAACATACTTAATAGTTATGTTCCTACAAATAAACAAGAAGCAGAAGATAAAGAAGTAATGATCAAATTTTTAGAAAACAATGAAGATGCTTTTTATAGAACTAATGAAAAAGCACACTTTACTTCCTCTGCCATTATTCTTAATAAAGATAAAACTAAAGTTTTATTTGCTTATCATCTTATTTTTCAATCATGGTCTTGGCTTGGTGGACATTGTGATGGGGATTCAGATTTTTTAAGAGTAGCTCAAAAAGAAGCATTAGAAGAAAGTAATCTTAAAAATATCAAACTATTATCAGAAAAACCACTCATGTTAGATAATATACAAGTAGATGATCATTATAAAAGTGGAAAGTTTATTAAGAAACATATCCATATGAATTTAACTTATTTTTTTGAAGCCGATGAAAGTGAAGAAATAGCAATCAAACCAGATGAAAATAGTGATATTAAATGGATTAAAATACCAGATTTTTTAACTCAAGTAAGAGAAGAAAAAATGTTAATCATATATCAAAAGGCTATTACTGTCATTAATAGATTAAAGAATAAGGCATTGGAGGGATAA
- a CDS encoding glycosyltransferase family 8 protein — MNTLNILFTLNKKYINLLFTCLLSIGKHHKNDQMHFHIVSNDIVEEDLEILKKELSGHYKYTFYSYTNDVLENAKTTYRYPQEIYYRLFAKCYLKDDVDRILYLDVDTIVIKNLRHLYKLNFEDKFFIGSTNIKKALTKFNNIKNKATYDSHYLNTGVLLINVEGLRKNQDIDLLNEYIIKHDKTLFLPDQDVLNALYGNKVKLVDHLLYNLSDRALMKHNFGKANKIDLDWVNKNSCIIHYYGKNKPWNEKYKGILSEYYFFYENYRKKLVETI, encoded by the coding sequence ATGAACACATTGAATATCTTATTTACTTTAAACAAAAAATACATCAATCTTCTATTTACATGCTTATTATCGATTGGAAAGCATCATAAAAATGACCAGATGCATTTTCATATTGTTAGTAATGATATTGTAGAAGAAGACTTAGAAATACTTAAAAAAGAATTATCAGGACATTATAAGTATACATTTTATTCCTACACTAATGACGTTCTAGAAAATGCAAAAACAACTTATAGATACCCACAAGAAATCTATTATCGACTCTTTGCTAAGTGCTATTTGAAAGATGATGTAGATAGAATTTTATACTTAGATGTTGATACTATTGTTATAAAAAATTTAAGACATCTATATAAACTTAATTTTGAAGATAAGTTTTTTATTGGTTCAACAAATATAAAAAAAGCACTAACAAAATTTAATAATATAAAAAATAAAGCAACGTATGATTCACACTACCTTAATACTGGAGTTTTATTGATTAATGTTGAAGGTTTAAGAAAAAATCAAGATATCGACCTTTTAAATGAATACATTATCAAGCATGATAAAACACTATTTTTACCAGATCAAGACGTCTTAAATGCACTTTATGGCAATAAAGTTAAGCTTGTTGATCATTTATTATATAATTTAAGTGATAGAGCATTAATGAAACATAATTTTGGAAAAGCAAATAAAATAGATTTAGATTGGGTAAATAAAAATTCATGTATCATTCATTATTACGGTAAAAATAAACCATGGAATGAAAAATATAAAGGAATCTTATCAGAATATTATTTCTTCTATGAAAATTATAGAAAAAAGTTGGTTGAAACTATATGA
- a CDS encoding methylated-DNA--[protein]-cysteine S-methyltransferase, giving the protein MIHIETKIHNYTFYIAKDSVGITYIDILTPVEKEFKESIKTTDLTQFKEVIQQLNEYLLGKRKEFTFKIHMIGTDFQKNVWNELLKIPYGTTTSYQTIAESLGDKNKVRAAANAIGKNPLLLVVPCHRILYKNKKLGGFSSGIENKQHFLELESLNK; this is encoded by the coding sequence ATGATACATATAGAAACAAAGATTCATAACTATACTTTTTATATAGCAAAAGATTCAGTTGGAATTACATATATCGATATATTAACCCCTGTTGAAAAAGAATTTAAAGAAAGTATAAAAACAACAGATTTAACACAATTCAAAGAAGTAATCCAACAATTAAATGAATATTTATTAGGGAAAAGAAAAGAATTTACCTTTAAAATCCATATGATTGGAACCGATTTTCAAAAAAATGTTTGGAATGAATTACTTAAAATTCCATATGGAACAACTACATCTTACCAAACAATAGCTGAGTCTCTTGGAGATAAAAATAAGGTAAGAGCTGCAGCAAATGCCATTGGTAAAAACCCTTTATTATTAGTTGTTCCATGTCACAGAATTTTATATAAGAATAAAAAATTAGGTGGCTTTAGTTCAGGAATAGAAAATAAGCAACACTTTTTAGAATTGGAATCATTAAATAAATAA
- a CDS encoding ketopantoate reductase family protein, whose amino-acid sequence MKILVAGAGAMGSRFGYMLQKSGNDVLLVDTWKEHVEKIRKDGLSVTQDGQYLGQFNIPIAYPEEVEGTFDFIILFTKSMQLDSMLQSIKKVITKDTYILCLLNGLGHDKVLVNYLDKKHIFLGATRFSAGLNGPGNVIGHGSGLIELMLLEDSDDKKKNEIIEVLNQAELFSELSKKVFSSIWHKVSLNCVINTMTTLIDTNIGGYGDFSDHDKITQLILDEIQAVAIKEGIDYDRNYVETIITNLFTGNKRNHYPSLYQDMKNKRLTEIDYLNGAIADLGRKNGIKTPVCELITYLIHAKEFIQSNK is encoded by the coding sequence ATGAAAATATTAGTAGCCGGTGCTGGAGCAATGGGATCAAGATTTGGTTATATGCTTCAAAAAAGTGGAAACGATGTTTTATTAGTAGATACATGGAAAGAACATGTTGAAAAAATTAGAAAAGATGGTCTTTCAGTCACTCAAGATGGACAATACTTAGGCCAATTTAATATACCAATTGCCTACCCTGAAGAAGTAGAGGGCACTTTTGATTTTATTATTTTATTTACAAAATCAATGCAACTAGATAGCATGCTTCAAAGTATTAAAAAAGTTATTACAAAAGATACTTATATTTTATGCCTTTTAAATGGATTAGGGCATGATAAAGTGCTTGTCAATTATCTTGATAAAAAACATATCTTTTTAGGGGCAACCAGATTTTCTGCTGGATTAAATGGACCAGGAAATGTAATTGGACATGGCAGCGGCTTAATTGAATTAATGCTACTAGAAGACTCAGATGATAAAAAGAAAAATGAAATCATTGAAGTTTTAAATCAAGCAGAACTATTCTCAGAATTATCAAAAAAAGTATTTAGTTCAATTTGGCATAAAGTATCCTTAAATTGTGTTATTAATACAATGACAACACTCATTGATACAAATATTGGTGGGTATGGTGATTTTTCTGATCATGACAAGATAACTCAATTAATTCTTGATGAAATACAAGCTGTTGCGATTAAAGAGGGCATAGATTATGATAGAAATTATGTAGAAACTATCATTACTAATTTATTTACAGGAAATAAAAGAAATCATTACCCTTCTTTATACCAAGACATGAAAAATAAACGATTAACTGAAATTGATTATCTCAATGGTGCGATTGCTGATCTTGGTAGAAAAAATGGTATCAAAACACCTGTATGTGAATTAATCACTTATTTAATTCACGCAAAAGAGTTTATTCAATCAAATAAATAA